The nucleotide sequence AGGATTTTTTTATCCCGAGGGTAATTTAAAAAAACAACCTGTTCATGTGGTTCCGGGTGACATCATTTTTGTGCCGATCACCTCTCGTTACGTTTCAAAATGGAATGGCAATCCAACCGTTTCTTATATAAGTATGCATTTCAGCTTTACAAGCGGTTGCGGTATATCAGAGCACAACCGTTTTGTTCTGCAAAAAGTAACCCTTCCTGATTTTGATACATTAAAAGAAAAATATTTCTATGCACTGGAGCATTACAACGGCACAGAGTCTGAATCCATGCAGGTTCTTTCAATGTTTTACAGCATACTGGGTGCCCTGTTGCCAAAGCTTAACCATAAATCCGAAAAAAGAATTGACCAAAGGATTGAAAAGGCTATGGAATATATTCAGCTTAGTGCAGAGCAAGAACTTTCTGTACCCGAGCTTGCAACGCTTAGCGACATGAGTGCGTCACACTTTTATGCGCTTTTTAAAAAAGAAGTGGGCACTACCCCGATAGAATACAAGCAAAACATTTTGATTAACCGTGCAATCAGACTTTTGCTTTCGGATACCACTACGCCTATTGAAGAGATAAGTGAAAGTTTGGGCTTCTCATCTTCTACATATTTCAGACGTGTATTTAAGCACATTACGGGAAAAT is from Clostridia bacterium and encodes:
- a CDS encoding helix-turn-helix transcriptional regulator; the encoded protein is MQITKMSSLSFFKVAKYSFRRTGEVNYANCPRPHFCMGLILEGEGFFYPEGNLKKQPVHVVPGDIIFVPITSRYVSKWNGNPTVSYISMHFSFTSGCGISEHNRFVLQKVTLPDFDTLKEKYFYALEHYNGTESESMQVLSMFYSILGALLPKLNHKSEKRIDQRIEKAMEYIQLSAEQELSVPELATLSDMSASHFYALFKKEVGTTPIEYKQNILINRAIRLLLSDTTTPIEEISESLGFSSSTYFRRVFKHITGKSPREYRKTVSML